A section of the Mycobacterium sp. 3519A genome encodes:
- a CDS encoding ferredoxin has protein sequence MGFRIEVDMDLCQGHAMCELEAPDYFKVPKRGQVEILNTEPPDEDRPQIEQAVWACPTQALSIREED, from the coding sequence ATGGGCTTTCGGATCGAGGTCGACATGGATCTCTGCCAAGGCCACGCCATGTGCGAGTTGGAGGCACCCGACTACTTCAAGGTGCCCAAGCGCGGCCAGGTGGAGATCCTCAACACCGAACCGCCCGACGAAGATCGACCGCAGATCGAGCAAGCCGTATGGGCCTGCCCCACCCAAGCCTTGTCCATTAGAGAGGAAGACTGA
- a CDS encoding NDMA-dependent alcohol dehydrogenase: MKTKGALIWEFNQPWSIEEIEIGDPVKDEVKIQMEASGMCHSDHHLVTGGIPMGGFPVLGGHEGAGIVTEVGPGVEEVAPGDHVVLSFIPSCGHCPSCQAGLRNLCDLGAGLLNGAAVSDGTFRIQAKGQNVFPMTLLGTFSPYMVVHKSSVVKIDPSIPFEVACLVGCGVTTGYGSAVRTADIRPGQDVAIVGVGGVGMSALQGAVNAGARHIFVIEPVEWKRDAALKFGATHVYPDINTALMGIAEVTYGFMAHKVILTVGELKGEDIDNYLMITAKGGTCVATAIGSLLDTQVTLNLAMLTLMQKNLQGTIFGGGNPHYDIPQLLSMYKAGKLNLDDMITRQYKLEQINEGYSDMLEGKNIRGVIRYTDDDR; encoded by the coding sequence ATGAAGACAAAAGGCGCTCTCATCTGGGAGTTCAACCAGCCGTGGTCGATCGAGGAGATCGAGATCGGTGACCCCGTCAAAGACGAGGTGAAGATTCAGATGGAAGCGTCGGGGATGTGCCACTCCGACCACCACCTGGTCACCGGCGGCATCCCGATGGGCGGTTTCCCGGTGCTCGGCGGCCACGAGGGCGCGGGCATCGTCACCGAGGTCGGCCCCGGCGTTGAGGAAGTCGCGCCCGGCGATCACGTCGTGCTGTCGTTCATCCCGTCGTGCGGGCACTGTCCGTCGTGTCAGGCCGGGCTGCGCAACCTGTGCGACCTCGGGGCGGGTCTGCTCAACGGCGCCGCGGTCTCAGACGGCACCTTCCGGATCCAGGCCAAGGGCCAGAACGTGTTCCCGATGACGCTGCTGGGCACCTTCTCGCCGTACATGGTCGTGCACAAGAGCTCCGTGGTGAAGATCGACCCGTCGATTCCGTTCGAGGTCGCCTGCCTGGTGGGCTGCGGCGTCACCACCGGCTACGGCTCGGCGGTGCGCACCGCCGACATCCGGCCCGGCCAGGACGTAGCGATCGTCGGCGTCGGCGGCGTCGGCATGTCCGCCCTGCAGGGCGCCGTCAACGCAGGCGCGCGGCACATCTTCGTCATCGAACCGGTCGAGTGGAAACGCGACGCCGCACTCAAGTTCGGCGCCACCCACGTCTATCCCGACATCAACACCGCGCTGATGGGCATCGCCGAGGTCACCTACGGCTTCATGGCCCACAAGGTCATCCTCACCGTCGGCGAACTCAAGGGCGAGGACATCGACAACTATCTGATGATCACCGCGAAGGGCGGCACCTGTGTGGCGACCGCAATCGGCAGCCTGCTGGACACCCAGGTGACGCTGAACCTGGCGATGCTCACCCTGATGCAGAAGAACCTGCAGGGCACCATCTTCGGCGGCGGCAACCCGCACTACGACATCCCGCAGCTGCTGTCGATGTACAAGGCGGGCAAGCTCAACCTCGACGACATGATCACCCGGCAATACAAGCTGGAACAGATCAACGAGGGCTACTCCGACATGCTGGAGGGCAAGAACATTCGCGGCGTGATCCGCTACACCGACGACGACCGGTGA
- a CDS encoding cytochrome P450: protein MVPRVSGGEEEHGHLEEFRTDPIGLMKRVRDECGDVGWFQLVDKHVILLSGAEANEFFFRSADEDLDQAEAYPFMTPIFGKGVVFDASPERRKEMLHNSALRGEQMKGHAATIEGEVKKMIADWGDEGEIELLDFFAELTIYTSTACLIGLKFREQLDHRFAEYYHDLERGTDPLCYVDPYLPIESFKRRDEARVKLVALVQEIMDQRLANPPKDKADRDMLDVLVSIKDEDGNPRFSADEVTGMFISLMFAGHHTSSGTSAWTLIELIRHPEVYAEVRAELDELYADGQEVSFHALRQIPKLDNVVKETLRLHPPLIILMRVAQGEFEVAGFPIHKGDFVAASPAVSNRIPEDFPDPDAFKPDRYNKPEQADVVNRWTWIPFGAGRHRCVGAAFAQMQIKAIFSVLLREYEFEIAQPADSYRNDHSKMVVQLERPAKARYRRRVK, encoded by the coding sequence ATGGTGCCCCGTGTCTCCGGTGGAGAGGAAGAGCACGGCCATCTCGAGGAATTCCGCACCGACCCAATCGGTTTGATGAAGCGGGTACGCGACGAGTGCGGGGATGTCGGCTGGTTTCAGTTGGTCGACAAGCACGTGATCCTGCTGTCCGGCGCCGAGGCCAACGAGTTCTTCTTCCGGTCGGCCGACGAGGATCTCGACCAGGCCGAGGCCTACCCGTTCATGACGCCGATCTTCGGCAAGGGCGTGGTGTTCGACGCCAGCCCCGAACGGCGCAAGGAGATGCTGCACAACTCGGCGCTGCGCGGCGAGCAGATGAAGGGCCACGCGGCCACCATCGAGGGCGAAGTCAAGAAGATGATCGCCGACTGGGGCGACGAAGGCGAGATCGAACTGCTCGACTTCTTCGCCGAGTTGACCATCTACACCAGCACGGCGTGCCTGATCGGGCTGAAGTTCCGCGAACAACTGGACCACCGGTTCGCCGAGTACTACCACGACCTGGAGCGCGGCACCGATCCGCTGTGCTACGTCGACCCGTACCTGCCGATCGAAAGCTTCAAACGCCGCGACGAGGCCCGCGTGAAACTCGTTGCGCTGGTTCAGGAGATCATGGATCAGCGGCTGGCCAATCCGCCGAAGGACAAGGCCGACCGCGACATGCTCGACGTGCTGGTGTCGATCAAGGACGAGGACGGCAACCCCCGGTTCTCCGCCGACGAGGTGACCGGCATGTTCATCTCGCTGATGTTCGCAGGACACCACACCAGCTCAGGCACGTCGGCATGGACGCTGATCGAGTTGATCCGCCACCCCGAGGTCTACGCCGAGGTCCGCGCCGAACTCGACGAGCTGTACGCCGACGGCCAAGAGGTGAGTTTCCATGCGCTGCGCCAGATTCCGAAGCTCGACAACGTGGTCAAGGAGACGCTTCGGCTGCATCCGCCGTTGATCATCTTGATGCGGGTCGCCCAGGGCGAGTTCGAGGTGGCCGGCTTCCCCATCCACAAGGGCGATTTCGTCGCGGCCTCCCCCGCCGTCTCCAACCGGATCCCCGAGGACTTCCCCGACCCCGATGCGTTTAAGCCGGACCGCTACAACAAACCCGAGCAGGCCGACGTCGTGAACCGGTGGACCTGGATCCCGTTCGGCGCGGGGCGGCACCGCTGCGTCGGCGCCGCGTTCGCGCAGATGCAGATCAAGGCGATCTTCTCGGTTCTGTTGCGCGAGTACGAGTTCGAGATAGCGCAGCCGGCAGACTCCTACCGCAATGACCACTCCAAGATGGTGGTGCAGCTGGAGCGGCCGGCCAAGGCCCGTTACCGCAGGCGCGTCAAGTAG
- a CDS encoding TetR/AcrR family transcriptional regulator, translating into MSSDAVAAVTEQPRNRRQEETFRKVLAAGVEMLRESSYADLTVRAVAARAKVAPATAYTYFSSKNHLIAEVYLDLVRQVPYFTDVNDSRASRVEQALRALTLMIADEPEVAAACTTALLSNNDQAVRAVRDRIGAEIHRRIRSAVGPDADPRTVSALEMTYFGALVHAGSGVVTYHQIADRLSYVVGLILGENS; encoded by the coding sequence GTGTCCAGCGATGCCGTGGCGGCGGTCACCGAACAGCCACGTAACCGGCGCCAGGAGGAGACCTTCCGCAAGGTGCTCGCCGCGGGTGTCGAGATGCTGCGGGAGTCGTCGTACGCCGACCTGACCGTGCGGGCGGTGGCCGCCCGCGCCAAGGTCGCCCCGGCCACCGCCTACACCTACTTCTCGTCGAAGAACCATCTGATCGCCGAGGTCTACCTCGACCTGGTCCGTCAGGTGCCGTACTTCACCGACGTCAACGACAGCCGGGCCAGCCGGGTCGAGCAGGCGCTGCGCGCGCTGACGCTGATGATCGCCGACGAACCGGAGGTGGCGGCCGCGTGCACGACGGCGCTGCTCTCCAACAACGACCAGGCGGTGCGCGCGGTCCGCGATCGCATCGGCGCCGAGATCCACCGCCGGATCCGCTCGGCGGTGGGACCGGATGCCGACCCGCGCACGGTCTCGGCGCTGGAGATGACGTACTTCGGGGCGCTGGTGCACGCGGGCAGCGGCGTCGTGACCTACCACCAGATCGCCGACCGGCTGTCCTATGTCGTCGGCCTCATCCTGGGAGAGAACTCATGA
- a CDS encoding SDR family oxidoreductase: protein MPRFDPLPERRPAIVAGASSGIGEATAIELAAHGFPVALGARRVEKLDEIVGRIRADGGEAVGFHLDVTDPGSVKSFVAQSVEALGEIEVLVAGAGDTYFGKLADISTDEFESQLQIHLVGANRLATAVLPGMIERRRGDLIFVGSDVALRQRPHMGAYGAAKAALVAMVTNFQMELEGTGVRASIVHPGPTKTNMGWSLPAELIGPALEDWAKWGQARHDYFLRAADLARAITFVAETPRGGFIANMELQPEAPLADNKDRQKLALGEEGMPNQ, encoded by the coding sequence ATGCCCCGGTTCGACCCACTTCCCGAGCGCAGGCCTGCGATCGTCGCAGGCGCGTCGTCAGGAATCGGCGAAGCCACCGCGATCGAGCTCGCCGCGCACGGCTTTCCCGTCGCGCTCGGCGCCCGTCGCGTCGAGAAACTCGACGAGATCGTCGGCAGGATCCGCGCCGACGGCGGCGAAGCCGTCGGATTTCACCTCGACGTCACCGACCCCGGATCGGTGAAATCGTTTGTCGCGCAATCGGTCGAAGCGCTCGGCGAGATCGAGGTGCTGGTGGCCGGCGCGGGCGACACCTACTTCGGCAAGCTGGCCGATATCAGCACCGACGAGTTCGAGTCGCAGTTGCAGATCCACCTGGTCGGCGCGAACCGATTGGCCACCGCCGTGCTGCCGGGAATGATCGAACGCCGGCGCGGTGACCTGATCTTCGTCGGCTCCGACGTTGCACTTCGTCAGCGCCCGCACATGGGCGCCTACGGCGCGGCGAAGGCCGCGTTGGTGGCGATGGTGACCAACTTCCAGATGGAACTGGAAGGCACCGGTGTGCGGGCGTCGATCGTGCACCCCGGACCGACGAAGACCAACATGGGTTGGAGCCTGCCCGCCGAGTTGATCGGGCCTGCGCTCGAGGACTGGGCCAAGTGGGGGCAGGCGCGCCACGACTACTTCCTGCGGGCGGCCGACCTCGCGCGCGCCATCACGTTCGTCGCCGAGACCCCGCGTGGTGGGTTCATCGCGAACATGGAACTCCAGCCCGAAGCGCCGCTGGCCGACAACAAGGACCGCCAGAAGCTCGCCCTCGGCGAAGAAGGGATGCCGAACCAGTGA
- a CDS encoding cytochrome P450 gives MTVQAADLVFDPYDYDFHEDPYPYYRRLRDEAPLYRNDELGFWALSRHADVLQGFRNSTTLSNKYGVSLDPASRGPHASKTMSFLAMDDPAHLRLRTLVSKGFTPRRIRELEPRVTEIAVAHLETALQSETFDYVDEFAGKLPMDVISELMGVPQPDRAQVRAWADGVMHRDEGVTDVPPAAVEASINLIVYYQQMVAERRKKPTDDLTTALLEAEIDGDRLTDDEILGFMFLMVIAGNETTTKLLANAAFWGHKNPDQLAPIYDDLERVPLWVEETLRYDTSSQILARTVSGELTLYDTTIPDGDVLLLLPGSAHRDERVFDRPDDYLIGREIGSKLMSFGSGAHFCLGAHLARMESRVALAELFKRIRGYEVDEANAVRVHSSNVRGFAHLPITVEVR, from the coding sequence ATGACCGTCCAGGCGGCCGACCTGGTTTTCGACCCGTACGACTACGACTTCCACGAAGACCCGTATCCGTACTACCGGCGGTTGCGTGACGAGGCGCCGCTGTATCGCAATGACGAGTTGGGCTTCTGGGCGCTCTCTCGACACGCCGATGTGCTGCAGGGATTCCGCAACAGCACGACGCTGTCGAACAAGTACGGTGTGTCGCTGGATCCGGCGTCGCGGGGACCGCACGCGAGCAAGACGATGTCGTTCCTTGCGATGGACGACCCGGCCCACCTGCGGTTGCGCACCCTGGTATCCAAGGGTTTCACCCCGCGACGCATCCGCGAGCTGGAGCCCAGGGTCACCGAGATCGCCGTGGCACATCTCGAAACCGCCTTGCAGTCAGAAACTTTCGATTATGTCGACGAGTTCGCGGGCAAGCTCCCGATGGACGTCATCTCCGAACTGATGGGCGTGCCCCAACCCGACCGCGCCCAGGTCAGGGCGTGGGCCGACGGCGTCATGCACCGCGACGAGGGAGTCACCGATGTGCCGCCCGCGGCGGTCGAGGCGTCCATCAACCTGATCGTGTACTACCAGCAGATGGTGGCCGAGCGGCGCAAGAAGCCGACCGACGACCTCACCACGGCGCTGCTGGAAGCCGAGATCGACGGCGACCGGCTCACCGACGACGAGATCCTCGGCTTCATGTTCCTGATGGTGATCGCGGGCAACGAGACCACCACCAAACTGCTTGCCAATGCCGCATTTTGGGGCCACAAGAACCCCGATCAGCTGGCGCCGATCTACGACGACCTGGAGCGGGTGCCGCTGTGGGTGGAGGAGACGCTGCGCTACGACACCTCCAGCCAGATCCTGGCGCGGACCGTCTCGGGCGAACTGACGCTGTACGACACGACCATTCCCGACGGCGACGTGCTGTTGCTGCTTCCCGGTTCGGCCCACCGCGACGAGCGGGTGTTCGACAGACCCGACGACTACCTGATCGGCCGCGAAATCGGGTCGAAACTCATGAGTTTCGGCAGCGGCGCGCACTTCTGCCTCGGCGCGCACCTGGCCCGCATGGAGTCCAGGGTGGCGCTCGCCGAACTGTTCAAGCGAATCCGCGGATACGAGGTCGACGAGGCCAACGCCGTCCGCGTCCATTCCAGCAATGTCCGTGGATTCGCTCACCTTCCCATCACCGTGGAGGTTCGCTAG